A genomic segment from Myxocyprinus asiaticus isolate MX2 ecotype Aquarium Trade chromosome 36, UBuf_Myxa_2, whole genome shotgun sequence encodes:
- the bccip gene encoding protein BCCIP homolog — protein sequence MASSAKRRAIETGVNAQDSGESSDEGLEESGDEYSENSEEEINEEVIVDFEAHTISNNDFHGIKTLLQQLFLKSHVNTSDLTDIIIQQNHIGSVIRQAEVPEDSDDEGDPDEVFGFISMLNLTERQGVECLEKLKDMILEQCVKSCSADVQEKFEELLLGNAHSVGLLLSERFVNVPPQIALPMHKQLQQEMAEAQQTNKPSGKCQFCLMISKTCKPAKKSISGQSQPKDELTFVNDEEEFFYEQATLKFSYSVQDEADSCATGKWSHDDVPMKPFRTVMVIPMDRMGSIMDKMTEYLTV from the exons ATGGCTTCATCTGCGAAGAGGCGAGCTATTGAAACCGGAGTAAATGCCCAGGATAGTGGCGAAAGCTCAGACGAGGGACTGGAGGAGTCTGGCGATGAATACAGTGAAAATTCAGAAGAAGAGATAAACGAG GAGGTGATCGTAGACTTTGAAGCACACACGATATCTAACAATGACTTCCATGGCATTAAAACTCTTCTGCAACAG CTGTTCCTGAAGTCTCACGTGAACACCTCTGATCTCACTGACATCATCATTCAACAGAATCACATTGGCAGCGTCATCAGG CAAGCGGAGGTACCAGAGGACAGTGATGATGAAGGTGATCCAGATGAGGTGTTTGGATTTATCAGCATGCTGAATCTCACAGAGAGACAA GGTGTGGAGTGTTTGGAGAAGCTCAAGGACATGATTCTAGAGCAATGTGTGAAATCCTGCTCTGCAGATGTTCAAGAGAAGTTTGAAGAACTTCTGCTGGGTAACGCTCACTCGGTTGGACTACTGCTGAGTGAACGTTTCGTTAACGTCCCTCCACAGATCGCCCTGCCCATGCACAAGCAACTGCA ACAGGAAATGGCTGAAGCACAGCAGACCAATAAACCCAGTGGTAAATGCCAGTTCTGTCTGATGATCAGCAAAACCTGTAAACCAGCGAAGAAGAGTATATCTGGTCAAAGTCAACCCAAAGATGAGCTCACATTTGTTAATGATGAAGAGGAGTTCTTTTATGAG CAAGCCACACTGAAGTTCAGCTACTCCGTCCAGGACGAGGCAGATTCCTGCGCGACAGGAAAGTGGTCACACGATGACGTTCCTATGAAACCGTTCCGCACTGTGATGGTGATTCCGATGGACAGGATGGGATCCATCATGGATAAAATGACCGAATATCTGACCGTGTGA